The Neisseria subflava genomic interval ATATGGCCGCCGAATGTGCCGATGATGATGAGCGGCACGCCGGTGCCGAGTGCTAATACATAAAGTGCAAGGCCGCCCAATACGGCATCGCCGGTCTGGCCGATATAGCCCAGAGCAAATGCCAGCGGAGGCGCAACGCAAGGGCCGACAATCAGGGCGGACAAAATACCCATGATGAAGACGGAAATGATTTTGCCGCCGGAGAGTTTATTGCTTTGGTTTTGGAAATAGGATTGGACTGAGTTTGGCAGCTGGATATTGAAGAGGCCGAACATGGACATCGCCAGTACCACCATCAACGCGGCGGCGGCAAGTACAACCCACGGCTGTTGCAGCCATACGGTCAACAGCGCGCCGGTCAAACCGGCAATCACGCCGACCAAGGTATAGGTCAATGCCAAGCCTTGTACATACACCATAGACAAAGTGAATGCGCGGCCTTTGCCGGCTTTTTTATCGCCCACGACAATGCTGGAAACAATCGGCAGGAGCGGATACATACAGGCGGTAAAGCTTAAGCCCAAACCCGCGACAAAAAACGCCAACAGGTTGGCGTTTAAAGTATCCCAAGAGAGCTTGAAGCGGCTGCTGTCGGGATTGTTTGTACTGGGTTGCGTGGGCATTTGGCCGTCTGAAGAGGCGGACGGTTGCAAGAATCGGTCTTTGGCAGAAACCGGCTCGTCGCTTTGCGGCTGGTAAACCCCGTTGCCTTTTACGTCAAACTCGGTGTCCACAGGCGGATAACACACACCCACTTCGGCACAGCCTTGATAAGTCAGCGTCAGTTTGTATTGCGGCGCGGCTTGTTTGTAAGGCAGGTCAACCTGCGCGGTATGGTGGTAAACCGTTTGTTTGCCGAAGAATTCGTCTTCTTTTTCTTCGCCTTTGCTGAATTTGGGTTCGCCCAAGACTTTGTCAGGATTGGTCGTTGCAACGATTTTGGACTGGTACATATAGTAGCCGTCAGTGATCTTGAACTGAACGCTGATGCCTTGATCGGTTACATTGACTTGAGGCACAAAGGCTTGCTCTGGAGGCAGCAAATCATTGGCATCTACTGCGAATGCGAAGCTGCTCAAGCCTAAAAATGCAATGAGGAAATAAAGGAATTTTTTCATAGTATCTACGGAGATGCCGTTGAGGAACCGTCATTATAAACGATGGAAAAAACAAGCGGCTTAATTTATGTTAAATATTGCGAGAGAAATCTAATGCTTTTGAATTATATCGAAATAGGGTTGCCCATATATGACCGATAGTCTCATGTTATCGTTCAATCTATACAAAGGCCGTCTGAAACTTTCAGACGGCCTTTGTTTCTATTCGGCTCGGCTTTTAAGGATAAGCGATATAAGCGTAAGCGGAATGGTTGTGTATCGATTCGAAGTTTTCGCTTTCGACAACAAACGATTCGATGCGTTTGTCGGCAATCAGCGCAGTGGCCACATCGCGAACCATATCTTCGACAAACTTAGGATTTTCGTATGCTTTTTCCGTTACATACTTCTCGTCAGGGCGTTTGAGCAAACCGTAGAGCTGGCAGCTTGCTTGCGCTTCGACGTAATCGATGATTTCTTCAATGCCTACATCCGCGTTTGCTATCAGGCTGACCGTCACATGCGAACGTTGATTGTGCGCGCCGTATTGGGAAATTTCTTTGGAACACGGACACAATGAAGTAACCGGAACCATTACTTTCAGACTGTGGCTGTATGTACCGTTTTTGATTTCGCCGGTCAGGGTAACATCATAGTCGAGCAGCGATTGGATGCCGGAGACAGGCGCACTTTTCTTGCGGAAAAACGGGAAGGAAACGCTGATTTTGCCGGAATGCGAATCCAACAGGGCAACCATATCGGCGGTCAGCTTGTGCAGCGTATCGAAATCCAAAGCATCGGTTTGTTTTTCCATCAGGGCGACAAAGCGCGACATATGCGTGCCTTTTTGGTCGGCAGGCAGGAAAACCGTCATGGTCAGGCGGGCGACGGTGGATTGTTCGCCTTCTTTGCTTTTGAGGGAGATTGGAAAGCGCAGGTCTTTGATGCCGACTTGATTAATCGGCAGGTTGCGTAAATCGCGGCTGGATTGCACGTCTGCAATGGCGTTCATGCGTGGTATGTCCTTCATGATAGGATTGTTGAGATGCGTGTGGAGGGAATCGGCTCGTGTCGGCCGATTTGCAAATGCGAGATTATATCACTTGCTTTATCCGCCTGCATTGATTGTTTCTATTTTTCAGATAGTGATAAAATCTTCGATTATTCACATCTACATAGGCAGAGACCAAATGAAATTCGCCACGAAAGCCATTCATTCCAGCTACGATTGCGACGAACACAACCGTGCGCTGATGCCGCCGATTTATCAAAACAGTATGTTTGCATTGCACGAGATTGGCGAAAATGTGCCTTACCGCTATTCGCGCCTGAGCAACCCGACCCGTCAGGTATTGGAAGATACCGTTGCCGATTTGGAGCACGGTGCGGCCGGCTTTGCGTTTTCCAGCGGTATGGCGGGGATTGATGCCGTGTGGCGTACTTTCCTGCGCCCGGGCGATACCATTGTCGCGGTCGCCGATATTTACGGCGGTGCTTATGATTTATTGGTCGATGTTTATCAAAAATGGGGTGTAAACGTTGTTTTTGCCGATTTGGGCAATCCGGATAATCTGGACGAGCTGCTCAAAGCGCACAATGTCAAACTGGTTTGGCTGGAAACGCCGTCCAATCCGCTTTTGCGCTTGGTAGACATCAAAGCGCTTGCTGCGAAAGCCAAAGCAGCCGGTGCGCTGGTGGGTATCGACAACACCTTTGCCACTCCATATCTGCAACAGCCGTTGGATATGGGTTGCGATTTTGTGTTCCATTCCGCTACCAAATATTTGTGCGGCCATTCAGACGTATTGATGGGCGTAGTCGTTGCCAAAACCAAAGAGCTGGCGCAACCTTTGCACAACATGATGGTACATACCGGCGCGATTGCAGGCCCGATGGACTGCTGGCTGGTGTTACGCGGTATCAAAACGCTGGCTCTGCGCATGAACGCCCATTGCCAAAACGCACTCGAAATCGCACGCCGTTTGGAAGCCCATCCTGCCATTGAAAAAGTGTTCTATCCCGGCCTGCCGTCTCACGAACATTACGAACTCGCCCAAGCACAAATGCCCAAAGGCATCGGCGGCGTGGTTACGGTTTATCTCAAAAATGACACGCGTGAAGCGGCCAATAGCGTGATTAAAAACATGAAACTGGTCAAAATGGCTTCCAGCCTCGGCGGCGTGGAAAGTTTGGTCAACCATTGCTATTCCCAATCCCACAGCGGCGTGCCACATGATGTGAAAATGGAAATGGGCGTCAAAGTCGGCCTGCTGCGTTTCTCTGTCGGTATCGAAGATGTGGACGATATTTGGAACGATATTTCCAAAGCATTGGATACGACTTTGTAAATAAGGCTTATTGGTAGCTGAAATGCTACCAATCATTATGGAGTGCAAATTGAAAACAAAATCTAAAAAACTTTTTAGGCTTGTTACCTTATTTGTAGCGGCATTCTCCATCTCTACGCCTACGGTAATGTACTTCAGTACAGGCGAAGCGACATTAAATCTTTTTGTTGAGGGTTTTTGGATAATTGGATTACTCCAATCACTCGTTTTTGTTACCATTGTAGACTATTACACCGAATCTAAACACGCAAGTAAGTATTTTTCTGCTGCAGTTAAAACAAACATGAGACAAACCAATGGCAAATGGCGGCCTGTTGATATGCCTATTGGTGGTTGGAATTCCAAGATTCAAGGTAATGATCCATTTGCGGAATTTCATGACGAATTTTTTGAAAAAGAAATGAGACAAAACGATCCATTTTACGCTCATGAAGTTGATAACATTTGGCATGGAACGCACTTAGACTCGAGTTCTGAGGAGTATTGGAAATAAAAAATGGTTAAATTATCTATGTCTCTAATACCTTACCAATTGAAAGACCGTCTGAAAGTGAATGGTTTTTCAGACGGCCTTTAGTAATACATAAAGGAATAGATATGAAAACATTATTCGGTGCATTGATGAGTATGGTGGCTTTGGCAGCTTGTACATCTTCTTCAGTATCTCAGTCTGAACAAGCCTCTAAATCTCAGGTACAAACTCAACAAACGGCGCAGCCTACTTTAGCCGCCAAATGGCGTGTTGTCGCTTTCAATAAATTCACCGAAAAAGATTTGGCCGGTACTGATGCCTATCTGGATTTGAGTGAGATGCCTAAGGCGTATGGCAAGATGGGGTGTAACGGTATGATGTTCCAAGCCAATACGATTGGTTCGGACAAAATTGATTTTGGCCATATTGCGGTAAGCATGATGCTGTGTGAAGACATGAAGCTGGAAGATGCGTTTTTGCGCAAACAAAGCGTGTGGAACTATCGTTTTGACGGTAACGATTTGATTTTGGAACAAAAAGGCATCAGTATCCGTTTGCGCCGTGAATAATCTTAAAGGCCGTCTAAAAATAAAAATTTCAGACGGCCTTTTGAATCTTTATAATAAGCCCTATTTGAAACTAATACCGAATATCAAGGAAACCTATTATGGCAGCCTCGCCCGAAGCCAAGTTTACCGAAGAAAAAGTCTTGTGGATCAAACACCATACACCTAAGCTGATGACTTTTGCCATCAGCCGTCCTGAGTCCTACCGTTTTTCGGCAGGGCAGTTTTCGCGCCTTGGTTTCCGTGACGGCGAGGGCTTTATTTGGCGCGCGTATTCTGTCGTGTCTGCCGAATACTCCGATACGCTTGAGTATTTCGCGGTGTTAATCGAAGGCGGTCCGATGTCGGCGCGTTTTGCTGCGATGAAAGAGGGTGACACCATTTTGCTGGATAAAACGGCTACCGGTTTCCTTTTGCCCGAGCGTTTCCCCGACGGCAAAGATTTGGTCATGCTCTGCACGGGTTCCGGCATTGCGCCTTTCCTCTCTATTATCGAGCAGCCTGAAATCTGGCAGCGTTTCGACCGTTTGGTTTTGGCGCATTCCGTCTCTTACGCCGACGAGTTGATTTTCAACCAGCGCCTTGCCGATTTGAAAGAGCATCCGCTGATTGAAGAATATTTCCATAAATTCACTTTTGTTCCGGTTACCACGCGCAAGGAAACGGAAGGCGCATTGAGTGGCAAACGGATTCCCGAATTGCTGAAGAATGGCGACTTGGAAGAAAAAGTTGGCTTCAAGTTTACTAAGGCCGATACGCGCTTTATGGTTTGCGGCAATCCGGCAATGGTCAAAGATACTTTCCAAGCCCTGATGGATTTGGGCTACGCCATGCACCGCAACCGCATCCCCGGCGAAATCATGATGGAAAATGGTTTTTAACAGATAAATGGTCAAAGGCCGTCTGAAAGTTTCAGACGGCCTTCAATATTAAATATAAACCGAAAATCAGAGAAAATATGAATATCAAACAATTGATCCAAGCCCTGCCCAAAGCCGAGTTGCACGTCCATATCGAAGGGACGTTCGAGCCGGAGTTGATGTTTGAAATCGCCAAGCGCAACCACATAGCGATTCCTTATGAGAATGTCGATGCGGTACGGCAGGCTTATGATTTCCACAATTTGCAGTCGTTTTTGGATATTTATTATGCCGGTGCCGGTGTCTTGCTGCATGAGGCAGATTTTTACGATTTGACCCGCGCATATCTTGAGCGTTGCCGTGAAGACAACGTCGTGC includes:
- a CDS encoding ferredoxin--NADP reductase — encoded protein: MAASPEAKFTEEKVLWIKHHTPKLMTFAISRPESYRFSAGQFSRLGFRDGEGFIWRAYSVVSAEYSDTLEYFAVLIEGGPMSARFAAMKEGDTILLDKTATGFLLPERFPDGKDLVMLCTGSGIAPFLSIIEQPEIWQRFDRLVLAHSVSYADELIFNQRLADLKEHPLIEEYFHKFTFVPVTTRKETEGALSGKRIPELLKNGDLEEKVGFKFTKADTRFMVCGNPAMVKDTFQALMDLGYAMHRNRIPGEIMMENGF
- the folE2 gene encoding GTP cyclohydrolase FolE2, with protein sequence MNAIADVQSSRDLRNLPINQVGIKDLRFPISLKSKEGEQSTVARLTMTVFLPADQKGTHMSRFVALMEKQTDALDFDTLHKLTADMVALLDSHSGKISVSFPFFRKKSAPVSGIQSLLDYDVTLTGEIKNGTYSHSLKVMVPVTSLCPCSKEISQYGAHNQRSHVTVSLIANADVGIEEIIDYVEAQASCQLYGLLKRPDEKYVTEKAYENPKFVEDMVRDVATALIADKRIESFVVESENFESIHNHSAYAYIAYP
- a CDS encoding trans-sulfuration enzyme family protein, which gives rise to MKFATKAIHSSYDCDEHNRALMPPIYQNSMFALHEIGENVPYRYSRLSNPTRQVLEDTVADLEHGAAGFAFSSGMAGIDAVWRTFLRPGDTIVAVADIYGGAYDLLVDVYQKWGVNVVFADLGNPDNLDELLKAHNVKLVWLETPSNPLLRLVDIKALAAKAKAAGALVGIDNTFATPYLQQPLDMGCDFVFHSATKYLCGHSDVLMGVVVAKTKELAQPLHNMMVHTGAIAGPMDCWLVLRGIKTLALRMNAHCQNALEIARRLEAHPAIEKVFYPGLPSHEHYELAQAQMPKGIGGVVTVYLKNDTREAANSVIKNMKLVKMASSLGGVESLVNHCYSQSHSGVPHDVKMEMGVKVGLLRFSVGIEDVDDIWNDISKALDTTL
- the dsbD gene encoding protein-disulfide reductase DsbD, yielding MKKFLYFLIAFLGLSSFAFAVDANDLLPPEQAFVPQVNVTDQGISVQFKITDGYYMYQSKIVATTNPDKVLGEPKFSKGEEKEDEFFGKQTVYHHTAQVDLPYKQAAPQYKLTLTYQGCAEVGVCYPPVDTEFDVKGNGVYQPQSDEPVSAKDRFLQPSASSDGQMPTQPSTNNPDSSRFKLSWDTLNANLLAFFVAGLGLSFTACMYPLLPIVSSIVVGDKKAGKGRAFTLSMVYVQGLALTYTLVGVIAGLTGALLTVWLQQPWVVLAAAALMVVLAMSMFGLFNIQLPNSVQSYFQNQSNKLSGGKIISVFIMGILSALIVGPCVAPPLAFALGYIGQTGDAVLGGLALYVLALGTGVPLIIIGTFGGHILPKAGDWMNGIKYAFGFILLAVAVYLATPHLPYFAVVGLYTLLMIVPALMLLAKSGKQKGRLKTVAAVLGFLLLIGGSWFGWQSFNKQTTALHHFLTLVPPSEAGQETDHGKMFTDVGELKAAMDAALKADPSKPVLIDFYADWCVSCKEMAAYTLNQPQVHEAVDMQRFFQIDVTANTPDHQALLKEYGLFGPPGVFVVRADGSHSEALLGFVKPDAFIEWYRKNEK
- a CDS encoding META domain-containing protein; this encodes MKTLFGALMSMVALAACTSSSVSQSEQASKSQVQTQQTAQPTLAAKWRVVAFNKFTEKDLAGTDAYLDLSEMPKAYGKMGCNGMMFQANTIGSDKIDFGHIAVSMMLCEDMKLEDAFLRKQSVWNYRFDGNDLILEQKGISIRLRRE